One Rubripirellula amarantea DNA segment encodes these proteins:
- a CDS encoding aromatic ring-hydroxylating oxygenase subunit alpha, which translates to MYQSETSLTAVLPASDYVDTAASERDTHTFREQSWQLVGVTDMLKNAGDYVADERMGVPILIRNHDGQLTALHNVCAHRHCQLVDQGCGHAEELKCPYHGWRYGADGRTRKLPGASNFPKFERDDYRLPQFSLEQVGSLVFAHLGGPNRSMDDQASWKTLFADRTDPKRWRFSFTDQLEYPCDWKIVVEGSLESYHLSEVHAETFGKDPGEENSDHELRDWGTTFSTTLRDDAFLTRLEERTIRYLTGSFDPTYRHVHVFPGVMASLTDSLSLIYQVYPTGNQTCALRVFGFTPRVTSSSPIKRSISAALRRTAEGLARKVLDEDAAIFPKIQAGMVAAASVPETGGRTVSSRIFGRCEERLHAFQTNWAELSQPS; encoded by the coding sequence ATGTACCAAAGTGAAACCTCTCTGACCGCAGTCCTGCCGGCAAGTGACTACGTTGACACGGCGGCATCCGAGCGCGACACGCACACCTTTCGCGAACAGAGTTGGCAACTTGTTGGCGTCACCGACATGCTTAAGAATGCTGGTGATTATGTGGCCGACGAGCGAATGGGCGTTCCAATCCTGATACGTAATCACGATGGCCAACTGACAGCGTTGCACAACGTTTGCGCCCACCGCCATTGTCAATTGGTTGACCAAGGGTGTGGTCACGCCGAAGAACTTAAGTGTCCCTACCACGGATGGCGATATGGTGCCGACGGCCGGACCAGGAAATTGCCAGGCGCGTCAAACTTCCCCAAGTTTGAGCGAGATGATTATCGGCTACCTCAATTTTCGCTAGAGCAGGTCGGTTCACTTGTGTTTGCTCACCTTGGCGGTCCGAACCGATCCATGGACGACCAAGCTTCATGGAAGACCTTGTTTGCTGATCGAACAGATCCCAAGCGATGGCGATTCAGTTTCACCGATCAACTTGAATACCCGTGCGACTGGAAAATTGTGGTCGAAGGGTCGCTTGAAAGTTATCACCTGTCGGAAGTTCACGCCGAAACGTTTGGGAAGGATCCAGGTGAAGAAAACAGCGATCACGAATTGCGAGACTGGGGAACCACGTTTTCTACTACGCTTCGGGATGACGCATTCTTGACACGTTTGGAAGAGCGCACGATACGGTACTTAACGGGTTCCTTTGACCCAACTTACCGGCATGTGCATGTTTTCCCCGGTGTGATGGCATCTTTGACGGATTCGCTGAGCTTAATCTACCAAGTGTATCCGACCGGTAATCAAACCTGCGCGCTTCGGGTATTTGGATTCACGCCTCGGGTCACGTCTTCAAGTCCAATCAAGCGAAGCATCAGCGCGGCGCTGCGACGAACCGCCGAAGGCCTCGCTCGCAAAGTCCTAGATGAGGATGCAGCGATCTTTCCTAAGATTCAAGCCGGAATGGTCGCCGCTGCGAGTGTGCCCGAAACCGGTGGGCGAACCGTCAGCTCTCGAATTTTTGGTCGCTGTGAAGAGCGACTTCACGCGTTTCAAACCAATTGGGCCGAATTATCCCAGCCTTCCTGA
- a CDS encoding SDR family oxidoreductase, with amino-acid sequence MKNDLQGRTALVTGASRGIGRAIALELARQGARVAVNFLNSQSAAVEVARAIDQMGADVMLVKADISSADDIAAMVAEVEHQFGALDTIVSNAAAGGFRDLADLTPVNFEATIRNNSAPVIWLAQAAAKALKSANHHGKMVAVSSHGSRWAVPHYGAIGASKAALESLMRHLALEHGDDGVNFNCVLPGIIATDAIASMPGADALVDAATDRMMVGKRKLCEQDVAEVVAFLCSDASDLIQGQTLIVDGGVSIRA; translated from the coding sequence ATGAAAAACGATCTCCAAGGACGAACCGCATTGGTGACCGGCGCAAGCCGAGGGATTGGTCGCGCAATCGCGCTCGAACTGGCCCGCCAAGGCGCTCGCGTCGCCGTGAATTTCCTGAATTCACAAAGTGCCGCGGTTGAAGTAGCAAGGGCCATCGATCAAATGGGCGCCGACGTGATGTTGGTCAAAGCCGATATCTCATCAGCGGACGACATCGCTGCTATGGTTGCCGAGGTCGAACATCAATTCGGTGCACTCGACACGATCGTTAGCAATGCTGCCGCGGGTGGGTTCCGTGATCTAGCGGACCTCACTCCGGTCAATTTTGAAGCCACCATTCGCAATAACTCCGCACCCGTGATTTGGTTAGCGCAAGCTGCCGCCAAAGCGTTGAAGTCCGCCAATCATCATGGCAAGATGGTTGCCGTTAGCAGTCACGGATCTCGCTGGGCGGTGCCTCACTATGGAGCGATCGGTGCTTCCAAGGCAGCCCTGGAAAGTTTGATGCGCCACCTGGCGCTCGAACATGGGGACGATGGAGTGAATTTTAACTGTGTATTGCCGGGAATTATTGCTACCGACGCAATCGCCAGCATGCCGGGCGCCGATGCGTTGGTCGATGCTGCAACCGATCGCATGATGGTGGGCAAACGCAAGTTGTGCGAGCAAGACGTTGCCGAAGTAGTCGCGTTCCTATGTAGCGACGCTAGCGATTTAATCCAGGGGCAAACATTGATTGTCGACGGTGGAGTTAGCATCCGTGCCTGA
- a CDS encoding DUF1559 domain-containing protein, translating to MPGEVQVNLLTHKPISRATIAHAGFTIVELLAVVVVIGMLVGLLLPAVQSAREGARRISCSSNLAQIGLAVTGYHVTFDQFPVQLSGTDGSEVLHHDNDRRLSIFVAILPFISQEQFADAIAQPLPKPSYVASGWNDGYEMSDMGDMGNMDFEDAKDDVQDEFWGAGGPEPFVHQYRPWVTEIPSFRCPSDPGYGSPSLGRINYAACIGDGIVGSSTGAMKLVNGRYVHDDELQKTIDVSMRGIFVPRQVTRLKDIDDGRSQTILLGEIATGLSDGDWRTTPAIASLVDSSASLRDQPNMAETSPLVDPERPNFWNDEVQLGKSLSQLGQQRGYRWADGMPLYTSFQTISAPNFGIILDENRDDSDGVLPSSSRHEGGVHVCLADGAVRFVTDSIDAGNPSAKTVYPGSYPDVNPPSPYGLWGALGTRGSSELAASQFESL from the coding sequence ATGCCTGGGGAAGTTCAAGTGAATCTACTGACACACAAACCGATTTCGCGAGCCACGATTGCGCACGCCGGTTTTACGATCGTTGAACTGCTTGCCGTTGTCGTTGTGATTGGAATGTTGGTGGGCTTGCTGCTACCGGCCGTCCAGAGTGCCCGCGAAGGAGCACGCCGAATTTCGTGCAGTTCTAATTTGGCTCAAATCGGCCTTGCGGTCACCGGATATCACGTCACTTTCGATCAGTTCCCGGTTCAATTGTCTGGTACCGACGGCAGTGAGGTATTGCACCACGACAACGATCGCAGGCTAAGCATCTTCGTTGCCATACTTCCATTCATAAGCCAAGAGCAATTTGCCGACGCGATCGCACAGCCGCTACCTAAGCCGTCCTACGTGGCGTCTGGTTGGAACGATGGGTACGAGATGAGCGACATGGGCGATATGGGCAATATGGATTTCGAGGATGCGAAAGACGACGTTCAAGATGAGTTCTGGGGTGCTGGTGGCCCTGAACCTTTTGTCCATCAGTACAGACCCTGGGTCACCGAAATTCCTTCGTTCCGTTGCCCAAGCGATCCCGGATATGGGAGTCCATCGTTAGGACGCATCAACTACGCAGCATGCATTGGCGATGGCATCGTCGGTTCATCCACCGGTGCAATGAAGCTAGTGAATGGTCGCTATGTTCACGACGATGAATTGCAAAAGACGATTGACGTTTCCATGCGAGGGATCTTCGTTCCTCGACAGGTCACACGGTTGAAGGACATAGATGACGGCAGATCACAAACGATCTTGCTTGGTGAAATTGCGACCGGATTGAGTGACGGGGATTGGCGGACAACCCCAGCGATTGCATCACTCGTCGACTCGTCGGCTTCGCTGCGCGACCAGCCCAACATGGCTGAGACCAGCCCACTTGTTGATCCGGAACGACCTAACTTCTGGAATGATGAAGTCCAGCTCGGTAAGTCTTTAAGCCAACTGGGCCAGCAACGTGGATACCGATGGGCTGATGGAATGCCACTCTATACATCATTCCAAACGATTTCGGCTCCTAACTTCGGGATCATTCTTGATGAGAACCGCGATGACAGCGACGGAGTTTTGCCATCTAGCAGTCGTCATGAAGGCGGTGTTCACGTTTGCTTGGCTGATGGTGCCGTGCGTTTCGTAACGGACTCGATCGATGCGGGAAACCCATCCGCCAAAACCGTCTACCCCGGCAGTTATCCCGATGTTAATCCACCGAGCCCTTACGGTTTGTGGGGGGCACTGGGCACGCGTGGGTCCAGCGAGCTAGCAGCCTCTCAATTCGAATCGCTGTAG